One window from the genome of Haliaeetus albicilla chromosome 26, bHalAlb1.1, whole genome shotgun sequence encodes:
- the GOLT1A gene encoding vesicle transport protein GOT1A, whose translation MWKQGSPRPASPSPAAGKMVPLTDCQRIGVGLVGFGLFFVLFGMLLYFDSVLLAFGNILFLSGLVFIIGFRRTFTFFFQWPKLKGTSFFMGGVLIVLMRWPLLGMLLEAYGFITLFRSFFPVAFGFLGSLANIPVLSKLLQKVGDSSSMV comes from the exons ATGTGGAAGCAGGGCTCCCCTCGCCCAGCCtcacccagccccgccgccggcaAGATGGTGCCTCTGACCGACTGCCAGC GGATCGGCGTGGGACTGGTTGGCTTTGGCCTCTTCTTCGTCCTTTTTGGGATGCTCTTGTATTTTGACTCGGTGCTCTTGGCCTTTGGGAAT ATCCTCTTCCTCTCCGGCTTGGTCTTCATCATCGGCTTCAGGAGGACCTTCACTTTCTTCTTCCAATGGCCAAAGCTGAAGGGCACCAGCTTCTTCATGGGGGGGGTCCTCATCGTCCTCATGCGGTGGCCTCTCCTGGGCATGCTGCTGGAGGCTTACGGCTTCATCACTCTCTTCAG GAGTTTTTTCCCAGtggcttttgggtttttgggttcGCTGGCAAACATCCCTGTGCTGAGCAAG CTCTTGCAGAAGGTGGGAGACAGCAGCTCCATGGTGTGA